The Dehalococcoidia bacterium genome includes the window ACTGGGAGTGATCGATGCGGATCTGCAGCACCCGCCCGAAATCCTCGCCGGCCTGGTCAACTCCATACAAAGCGGTGCGGATATTGCAATAGCCAGCCGCTACGTCAGGGGCGGCGGCGTTCAGGGGTGGTCGTCCGCACGGCGGATCATCTCCAAAGGCGCAACGCTGTTGGCAAGGCCCGTGACCAGCGTGAAGGACCCCATGAGTGGTTGCTTCATGCTGACCAGAACAACCTTCGCCACATTGAATCTCAATAGCGAAGGATACAAGGTTTTGCTGGAGATTCTGGCTCAAACAAAGTCCTGCAAAGTGGAGGAAATCCCCTATACCTTTGAGTGCCGGCGGTTTGGCACGAGCAAGCTGAACTGGAAGGAATATATCCGATATCTTCAACTCCTGAAAAGATTGTATCTTATCGGCTCTCCAAAACAAGCCGGAATGCCAGAAAACCAGTCAGATCAACAAGCACAGTTTTTCACCCGCGGGTCAAACTAAGCAAGGAGGCAAAGACCAATGCAACATTCGAATTTCAAGACGATCCCGATCTCCAGATTTCCCAAAATCATATTCAGCCTGCTGATCGCATCGCTGGTGGTCGCAGTGCTGATCTTTTTCGGATCTAATACTGCCCAGGCAGTTACGGTGAATC containing:
- a CDS encoding polyprenol monophosphomannose synthase, which gives rise to MNQWNEDKMVKTSIIVPTYQERENIPPLVKRIDQAMKDQAYEIIVVDDDSPDGTAEVAESLAGSYPIRVIKRKGVRGLGSAILTGFREGTGEILGVIDADLQHPPEILAGLVNSIQSGADIAIASRYVRGGGVQGWSSARRIISKGATLLARPVTSVKDPMSGCFMLTRTTFATLNLNSEGYKVLLEILAQTKSCKVEEIPYTFECRRFGTSKLNWKEYIRYLQLLKRLYLIGSPKQAGMPENQSDQQAQFFTRGSN